The DNA window AAAACCAAAGATCCCAACCATAGCCAGTTCCGGTTCGTTTGATACAATATTTAACCTCCGCTTCAAATACGAGGTTGCAAGCTTTTAAAAGGATGACAGCCAGCATAATGAAATGGGTTCTAGAAACAGAGATAGGTTTCTTGTGAAGCAAGTAAAGCCAAATCCCTGCGAGTGTGAAATAAAAGAGGGACAAAAGGAAGTAAAAGCTAGGGAGAATTGCTTGGTTGGCGGAGAGATAATCCCGACGGTCTTTATTTCCTTCGAGATTGTACATCGCCGATTGGACAGTCATCGATACATTGACTTGATCGAGACAGTTACTGAAGGCTAGGATGTAGTGGTCCGCGTAGCGTACTGGGAAAACGGTGTTGAAGCTCAATTTCACTTTGAGAGACCTTAAGTCGAAGATGACCCTGACGTAAGGGGAAGAGAGAGCACAAAAGACTTTCCCGTCGGCGAGTTGTTGTTGAAGCAATAACGCCCATGTGTGACGTGTGCAGACGAAGAATCCGACTTTGTCCAAGTAATAGTATGGAATCTGGTTCGAGATAGTAACTTGAGAGACGCTGAGTTCGAGACGGCCGTTGTGAGTGAACTGGAACTCGTCTAAGGGGATTACAGAGTAGCGGTCATTGGATCGGATCTCCGTGAAACGGATCTCAGCAAGACTGtatgaaacaaacaaaaaaaaagagatgaaaagAACAAGCAAAATGGAGCTCCACAACATAGCCATGGGAGGAAgaggaaaaaaaggaaagaaaactgGCGTTGATCTGAGTTTTGAGAGAAATTTCAGATCACCCCCATGTTTAAAGATCTCTTACTTTGTCCCTATCGGCCGGCAGGGGCTTTGGaatgtttttaacttttattctaaCGTTTTTATTGTAAAATAAGTACCAAGAAAATGATCGATTATTCCTATAGTAATTCGTTCTAGTTTTAAAGATTTTGGGACTttcttgaaaaaaattcaatcgttattacttcaaaattttcaattataattaCATCCAAATATTCAATCGCAATCATGGGAAGAATGGTTGGGTTCATTACTAGGAGCTAGAATGTCTGCTATTTTTAATGCAACTTCTTACCTGAGTCTTGCAAACTTTTTGGGTAAACCATAcaaatggtcacccaactatttcCATGTTcctgttttggtcactcaaaaaaaattttattttaggcacTAAACTTTGTATtcgttcctattttggtcactcgtCGTTAAATTGATAACGGAAATAATGACTTGTCATTTTTCTAAccggtataataacacatttaatcatcaatacttacatattctattaatttgatcctaattctaaataatttaataaatttaacccttcacatttacaaattctattatTTTGATCCTCACACTTCTTAACTAAAGCTTTGACAATAAAGGcattccaaaactcaaaaaagaagaaaaaacttctccaattgtaaaaatataacatACTTTACGTGGTTTATTGAGAATTGAACTATACAGAGATTTTAGTTTCTGTGTTATTTAAATTTCTACtctctttttttctatttaatgGTTACCCAATTTAATCCATAGCTCAAAGATAGGTTTTTTGCTGTTGGAAAAACcggaaaaaatacaattttttgttgttaattgattttattttgtttgttgcATCATCCATAAAGAAGAATTGCAACGTTGATGTTAATTATTCTGGTGGTGAGCCGATTGTTTAGTTCTTACGAAATAATATATTTGCACTGTTTAGTTCTTAAGAAATAATATATTTGCACGTGTTATTTATTACATGCTATATTTGCATAATtgaagaagttttttttttttggattttataaatttatagacAAAATACCTCtgttttaaaagttgaaagcttCAGTTACTAaatttaaggatcaaattgatagaatttacaaatgcaaaaattaactttatcaaattatttaaaattaggattaaatattaaaaattaaacctGTTATTACATGTCATTTTTTTCGTTATCAATTTAACGACTGCTTAAATTTCCTTCTCTTGACTATCTGACtctgttttattttgctgctaattcatttcaatttcgtCTTCTTCGCGGTGATCTCGAGGTGggtttctagtttttttttttcatcaatgGAGATTATTGTAGCTTTATCTTAATTTTTGAAACAGAttcttatataattatatccaacatttcaaaactctactttttcttttaaaatttctttgtTTGGGTTTATAGATtctgggtttttatttttattgttgatcagttgctaaaaaagggagctttttttttaaataatagggATAATCTAATCTAATCATCAGGCCATGGCTGTTGTTGAGAATGCTTCGAATCAAGACACGGCGGCTGCAACACTGACGTCAATCGACCAAGATCAGTCAAAGCTTCGGTCAACAACCGATCTGAGCTTACACGAAAACGATCAAGGGATGTACAACAAGATCGTTGGAACCAACGGTGGTGGTGGTAAagatgagcttgaggatagtttCGAAAGAGATAGGAGAAAGTTACAAGAACTGTTCTCTAAGCTTAACCCCATGGCTGAAGAGTTTGTACCTCACTCGCTTGTTAACAATGGACTTAATGGTGGGTTTCACACTAACAATATTACtttacaaaacaacaattacaaCGTCTCAAGGAATGGTAATGCTAATTGCAATGGTGGTGGTAAAAGGGTATGACACCAAAAACCCCAGTTATTTTCATTGATGCTTAGCGTACATTTTGTATAAGGAAATTGATATGCTTTGTGAGTATTATTGCTGTTTTGGTCTTATGCTTGGTAGGGTTGGTtcttattttagggtttttttggcTGATAACTCAAAAAAACCAAATTATTCGAGTTTGTGTGATGGTCTCACCCTATATCCAATGTGCAGTAACTACATTGTGCATCTGTTTTCTCTATAATGGAGATGATAAAATGGGATTTAATTGAACAAATTTGGTTGAGTGGAGATTATCCTTTTATGTTATGTACATTTTAAACCGTACGAAAGCTTAAATTCCAATATTAGCGAAATTCCGTATGATATCATGGGTTTTGTTCATTCATTTTGTTTTTCTCAGAAGAAAATTTTCGGTCAATGGACACAGAAATTGAACAGCAGGACAAGTATAGCTCAAAGAGAAGAGGTTATACGTAGGACTGTTTATGTGTCTGATATCGACCACCAGGTATGTTTATATATTCAGCATTTTCAGCTTTGTTTGCATGCCGCAATCAGATTCTTCTGTTTCGGTTTTGTCATCTTTTGTTGGGATGCAGGTCACGGAGGAGCAGCTTGCCGGTTTATTTGTGAGTTGTGGGCAGGTGATGTTATTTTCATTGCTTGTCTTTGCAGTTTTATCGAAAACAACCTACCTGAATGTACTGTTTTCTTATGAAGGTGGTTGATTGTCGCATATGTGGTGATCCTAACTCTGTACTTCATTTTGCTTTTATCGAGTTCATTGATGAAGGTGATGTTCAACCATGGTTATTTGTTTCATTCTTTAGTGGATAAACGTGATATTTACATTCTTTACTGCACAGAAGGTGCGCAAGCTGCACTGAACCTGGCAGGGACTATGCTTGGATTCTATCCAGTTAAGGTGCTGCCTTCGAAAACAGCTATCGCACCTGTTAACCCAACGTTTTTGCCAAGGGTGAGGCTGATTGTCGTAAATTTATTATACTGGAACTTGTTGATACATTTTCTTTATGTATTCAGCCTGTTAAAGCATTTGTTATTTGGATTTCAGAATGAGGAACTATCTACTGTACAAACATTGACAAGATGGTGAGAAGCTTTTTTGCATTTTATAATGTTGAATATAAAAATGATTGCGGTTGCAAATAAccctttatatattttattatatgattttacgTACTGCAGGTTACTCAAGCTGATGTTAAACTCTTTTTCGAAGCAGTCTGTGGAGAGGTTTGTTTAACTCTGGTGTTCTGTTTTTACTATTTATTATGACAAAACCCATCGGGATGCATTTAAAGTGAGTACTTGTCTGATGCAGGTTTATCGCCTGAGGTTGCTTGGGGACTATCAGCATTCAACTCGCATTGCTTTCGTCGAGTTTGTAATGGtaattgtttttttcttcttcattcatGCAATGTGACTGAACAACTTTTCCCTTGTTTATCAAGGCTTTAATGAGGTATACGAGTGCGTGAGCTTTTAGACCTGAAAATTTTGGCTAGCCGGTCAGTACTCCCCTTTGGAAGAGTGCATTCTCTTTGGAGCTGTGGTTTTTGTTTTCGTGGATTAAAGTCGAAAGCAAAAAACTCGATTTAACTGTTGAATTCTAATATAGTAGGTGGTACTGCAtagggtaaaagtaccatggaggtcaTTGTACTAGGAGTTGGGTTGCATTTTGCTCCCCTActcaaaaaatagagaaattagaCTCTATACCTTAGATCAAAGACCAaattggtctttttttttttttcatttctactgttaaaaactggtccATGTACGTCAATATAAGTTACATGTGGCATGCTATGTGTTACTTTTTGGTTATTCTGTCAGCTAAGTCAGTTTTAACCgtataaatgaatatatattttaacaaaaagaatCAATTTGTTCTTTGGTTTAACATACATGGACTAATTTGTCTATACGTAATTTTACCTACTGCAAAGATAACACTCCTCGGAGCTGTGGATTTTGTTCTTCTCTTTGGCTTATTGGAAAAGTTATCAGTGTTTCAACACTGGTTTAAACTTTGGAATTGATATTTTATACCCATTCGTCATCCCGAGATGGGGTTACCTCAGTATTGATGAACTAAAGATCGAGTTCTCTCGTATTCACATGCAGGCTGAAAGTGCGATTGCTGCTCTCAACTGTAGTGGTGTGTTTCTGGGATCATTGCCCATAAGGTCAGATTCCCGATTCTCCCATCAGTTGTCTAAATGATATATTctctctgttttctttttttctcaccGTATTCTCTAtccaaatattgattaaaatatatatatctgtCGCCTTTTAAGTGGAAACCTCGGGTGTTGTGTATGAACAGGGTCAGCCCATCAAAAACCCCAGTTCGGCCACGAGCTCCTCGCCTTCCCTCGTACTAAATCATTCACTCCGAACCGATTTTAGTtccaagtttatatatatatatatttttttatttaaatacataCACAGCCATGTAAAGATTTTTCCCTATGTTGCTCTTGCTGATCTACATATATATCGTCCACTGCTGCTATGTTTCTGCATCTTCGTTTACCATAGGAGTCTTGTCTTTTGTTTATCCACGCAACTTTGCGGTACGTAGAGAATTCCAATGGACACGAGAAAATTACGAGCACCGAGAATCTCAGATAAAGGAGAAGTAGAGGTTTCGAAGGGGCACGAGAAAATCACGAGCACCGAGCCTTTTTCAGATTTAGTTATTGtgtttaaatagttaaaatttaattttaattgcaacattttaattttattactgaAAGTATTAGTAAATAGAGGATAAATGCATTTCAACGCACTCGAATTTATGTCCTTTTGCATTGGCAGGAATATCAAAGATTCAGTCAATTAATATTGtcaataattaaattaacataCGAACAAGTGATTGGGTGTAATGATAAGGCAAATTGTGCTCCCAAACGAAGGATTCATGTTTAATCTTTTTAACCGACATTGTTGGAAGAGAAAACCTTGAATTCTGAACATAAACAGTAAAATGgacatggaaaataaaaaaaaaaagttaacatttttAGGTTGTAGAAAATAgaacatttaaattttaagtcTATAGATTAAACTAGGTGGTAATTCCCatgtatattaaatttataattttttataatatcagcttctgttcaaaatttttaatgaatttcttcaaacaaattattaataaattgaaaaagtaatataattataaaatatttttataaatatttaagttgGAATCAgttatattaatgttatttaattttaaatttatttaatattaaaataatataaaaatatttaatattaaaataatacaaaattcatcatgaatattaatatattataatttaaataatatgattAATAAACTCTTTCAGGttatttatatattgttaaattaatttgttttaatgttaaaattatgggataaattttaaaattatacattaattatggtttaatttgtaattgtatacatgaactttgattttgtgtaaatttatacatgaaattttgatttgatcaaattcttataaattattaacacagttattgatataatatcattttatgtttatatattgcatacataaataattatatttatccaatataaaaataaaatgatgtatttatttctttaaatgtgtatgattaaatcaaaatcaaaattttaagtaCAGATTTGAAGCACAAATagagtttcacgtgtataattgcaccaaattaaagttgattgcacattaaatcaaagttcatgtataattttgagatttatccctaaaattattaatactcgattatttgtaattatatatttatttttgcttTACTTTAATCAATGAATGTATTTAATtcttatcatatttgaaaaatataaatttaacctATGTGTcattatttaaaacaatattttaagcttaacaatttaatatttattaattttaatattataattttaaaagttaatttaaaaataaaagttaatgagTAAAAGAGTAATTACCTAAATTATTAGAAAGTGCTTCAAATAAAAAGTGGCACGCGTTAAAAAACTGTAATATGAATAtggttatttatttcttttttttacctcgtattgttataatatatatgattacataaataataaaaaataaatttttatctattttttaattaataaaatgtatttATTAAATAACATAAGGTGTAATTTCAAAGTGTCCACTTGTAAATATAATACAATTACATTATAaagtttcaatatatatatatttgtacctTGTAATATATATGggcttcttttaattattaatataatttatttcttttgggTTAACATGAtttatggaaattttaaaattgtttttatggtattttaaaataaaaacatgtttATTTGATTTGCaaaatttatataagtttttttttaaattacaataataaGGTAAAGCCCAAACAATTAACACAACTAGTGTAGCTCGAACCCAAGCCACATTTGGGACAATGAACATCCTTAATCATCATGCTATCATATAAGATTCTATGTAAGTTTGACTTTTAATAGCAAGGTATAGTGCATTAACATGATATATATGGTAATTGGTGTTAAGTAGAAATGaatgtatattatttaaataattttccttaaattgattcaattattaacttaaatactaaaattaaatttgatatttttagatgTGAATCTATATATTTATGTGTTAATGTTCATTTATGGTTGTAATTCAAAATCATAAATGGTAAATGTGGCAAATTTGAATCCTAAGCAATTGGCTAACCTTCAACTACCCACATGATCACTGTCGAAGAACAGACAGCGAAGGAAATTAACATTAATGACAACCCACCGAAACAAATAGAAGAAATCACATGCTTCTTCTCCTCCTCACCTTTAATTAATTTGGTTCGTCAACCTTCATTCAATATGCAATAGGGTTAATTTGGCCCATACCCCCCCTACCCAACCACATACTCCACAGCTTATGTGTTCTGCAATGCTACCAAAAACAAAAGTCAACGTTCTTTTGCCATCATTATTCTTTAACACAGTAAAACCACCATCGCAAAACGGTCTCTTTTTATACGGTGACACACAGTGTAGCAAGTCAACGGTTACTGAAAAGATAAAATTTAAGGAAATATTGAAAGAGACGAAGTGGCTTAAAGGGAGAGGCAGCTATGAGGGAACGATTGACGTAAAAATATCACGGAAATTTTTGTTACATTAAAAGTTGGTTTgaattttgtttcttctattaaaagtaagtaaattaatttttatatgttaattttatttatttttattattaaaaataatctctGCATATTAAACTGAGGTACACATGACACACTATGCCactatttaattattatgtaatttttaagtATAAAATCTAActctttctttcatatttttacagaTGAGTAGGAGGAGTTGTTTTGGGGTAATTACTTAGATGGGGCCTCATGGATTATGGAAAACGAAGAGCAATGAGTAGGGTTTTGTGTTTGGGAGGTGTGCTTTTCAGTTTGACTTTCTCCTGCAAAATAATTTCGGTGTCAGAAAAAAAACAGTTGTTGACTTTGAGTATCCTtttgtgttgtatctttgtttaGTATTGCATGCTACCTAAGAAATAAGGCTATTTCTAGATcaaaatattgatttaaatagccttcgtaaaatgaatattttaaaaaaaatatttttggcacTGCAGTTTAAATATCGGAGCAGCACTTTCTTAGCAAGACTCCATTATTGTGAAACTCCTCAAGCATTAAATACACGCGCATAAAAAAGCtcccattatttttattttgttaaaaaaaaaaaagagcttccATTATTTTACGACATTGTGATGTTGCTAAACTGGAAGACGTTCACAGCAGGTGACTAGGGATCATTGTAGTTAGGCATGGTTATCCAAACTGTACTCAACTATTCAGATCGAAGATCGATTAATATATCGActtgaaaaaaattttagatcaattaaTATGAATTAATATGGATGGATTGAACCGGtggttaaataaatttttagtatatatttataaaaattttgtctttcttgttttaagttaaatatatattaataaaaatattaattagtgagattttgatatttttaataaatgttatgaatttaaatttatttattatttattattttattattaaaatatgatttaataaattatatataatttaaatattttattaaaaataatattttaatttaaagtttttatttttatttaatttcactaaaacttaagaaaataattaatagttGGTTGGAAGAAATAGAGTGGACTTCTTTCCTAAAGATAGTTAAATGTCAATTTCGGTTTGAGTATGATTAAgtatgttagatcaaaaagtaaattgatcatttttcttaaaaattttattcgTTTCTATTGTTCAAAACTGACATAACAAAATAATCAGACAATTATATATGATGTGCCATAAGTACATAATGCTCAAGGGGGAATTTAAGAGGGGCAAGTAGGGGTCTTCCCCTCCCCTCCCCCAGGGAAAATTGCTATGTACTGCCATAAGAAAtgtttaaattacaaattaatatattatcaaattGCACTTTAGCTcccaaatatgaaaaaaaaaatgttaagtcACTTAAAgaataatgtaataataaattataacatgataaaattatattttgacctctaaaaaatttataattcaattctgaCCCTTAAAAAAGTTTCTAGATTCACCATTGCTTATACTATGTACATGAACCAATTTTTAGCagtaaaaatagataatttttaatagaa is part of the Gossypium hirsutum isolate 1008001.06 chromosome D11, Gossypium_hirsutum_v2.1, whole genome shotgun sequence genome and encodes:
- the LOC107904523 gene encoding protein CANDIDATE G-PROTEIN COUPLED RECEPTOR 7, with amino-acid sequence MAMLWSSILLVLFISFFLFVSYSLAEIRFTEIRSNDRYSVIPLDEFQFTHNGRLELSVSQVTISNQIPYYYLDKVGFFVCTRHTWALLLQQQLADGKVFCALSSPYVRVIFDLRSLKVKLSFNTVFPVRYADHYILAFSNCLDQVNVSMTVQSAMYNLEGNKDRRDYLSANQAILPSFYFLLSLFYFTLAGIWLYLLHKKPISVSRTHFIMLAVILLKACNLVFEAEVKYCIKRTGTGYGWDLWFSIFSILKVTTLIILIGQGWSLLKPYLQDKEKKVLLIVIPFQVVVANIAQVFIDKTPLFSPYRVVCKQIVLLVDVFCYCAVLLPIVWSIEKLREVARTDEKAAVKLKKLTLFRQYYIMVICYIYFPRIMVYTLEMTIIVYKYSWSRVLVGELATLTFYVYTGYEFKPKADNLYFPTDDEEEEGDSEQLKLRDEEKMGND